In Victivallaceae bacterium, a single window of DNA contains:
- a CDS encoding DUF2764 family protein yields the protein MSRYFFLSSFLEPISLEDFKKFDMSAFRETMSLNLSSCDKKSFRCLARSFDLINFSIFWSGGKMERALGEVTQDNVEQLLVKRQWDDGTDMEPFLQDYLNTYKTNEERIENYSFLIRDFLHFYRLNATNAFLREYFSFKQDLRVIMAGFRAKLLNEDISRVLRNENTDEFTVLQILMQKNSSKFIPPLGYRDLGDIFEDYGQLPDSLHREMVLYEFNKIEELFRDSYFNSDAVLGRSAAYMTAYCYHFSSRKNSKRILNDIEIMI from the coding sequence ATGAGTCGTTATTTTTTTCTTTCTTCTTTCTTGGAGCCCATAAGTTTAGAGGATTTCAAGAAGTTTGATATGTCTGCATTTCGTGAAACCATGTCTTTAAATCTCTCTTCCTGTGACAAAAAATCTTTTAGGTGTTTAGCAAGAAGTTTTGATTTGATTAATTTTTCCATTTTTTGGTCGGGCGGAAAGATGGAAAGAGCTTTGGGTGAAGTCACTCAGGATAACGTTGAACAGTTGTTGGTTAAACGGCAGTGGGATGACGGAACCGATATGGAGCCGTTTTTACAGGATTATTTGAATACGTATAAAACAAATGAAGAAAGAATTGAGAACTACTCTTTCTTGATTCGCGATTTTTTGCATTTTTATAGATTGAACGCTACCAATGCTTTTCTTCGTGAATATTTTTCTTTTAAACAGGATTTGAGGGTGATTATGGCCGGTTTTCGTGCCAAACTTTTAAATGAAGATATATCGAGAGTTCTCAGAAATGAAAACACGGATGAATTTACTGTGCTTCAAATTTTAATGCAAAAAAACTCTTCTAAATTTATTCCTCCTTTAGGATATCGAGATTTGGGAGATATTTTTGAAGACTATGGACAACTACCGGATAGCTTGCATCGTGAAATGGTATTGTATGAGTTTAATAAAATAGAAGAACTTTTCAGGGACTCTTATTTCAACTCGGATGCGGTCCTAGGTCGTTCTGCAGCTTATATGACCGCATATTGTTATCATTTTTCGAGCCGGAAAAACAGTAAGCGAATACTTAATGATATAGAGATAATGATATAA
- a CDS encoding V-type ATP synthase subunit A, with amino-acid sequence MIIKEQTSKGYVVEAYGNLLKVQFEGYVRQGEIAFVNVEDLWLKAEIIEVIGDQVKIQVFENTEGIAEGSPVTFSGHLLEAELGPGLLTTIFDGLENRLEVLAKDGGVFLKRGQYVSSIDGDHMLWDYKSIASVGDVLVRGDVIGITKEGIFDHYIMLPFSCFRKITLTWVIASGEYTADTVVAKGRDELGKEYSFTMIQKWPVKIPLKEGREKNCKDMIVSGLRVLDTQIPILKGGTFCTPGPFGAGKTVLQHHLSKYASVDIVILCACGERAGEVVEVLKEFPHLTDPNTGKPLINRTCIICNTSSMPVAAREASVYMATTIAEYYRQMGLDVLLLADSTSRWAQAMREISGRLEEIPGEEAFPVYLSSRIASFYERSGVIELKDGRCGSLTICGSVSPAGGNFEEPVTQATLSVVGAFCGLSKERASARRYPSIDPLISWSKYIERVSDIYSSKMDFWGETVERSNGILRLGDEIGKRMEVVGEEGISSEDMEIYLKAELYDFCYLQQNAFDPVDAFCPIDRQLALFGLMRDVFDNYFAFKDTDLARSFFLELQSKIKTLNGLVYRSEEYEALFMEIQLRIKEEVKGV; translated from the coding sequence ATGATTATAAAAGAACAAACATCCAAAGGTTACGTTGTTGAAGCATACGGAAATCTTTTAAAAGTACAATTTGAGGGTTATGTTCGGCAGGGAGAGATAGCCTTTGTTAATGTTGAAGATCTTTGGTTAAAGGCGGAAATTATCGAAGTTATCGGTGATCAAGTAAAAATTCAGGTCTTTGAAAACACCGAAGGCATAGCAGAGGGAAGTCCGGTCACTTTTTCCGGACATCTTTTGGAAGCGGAGTTGGGACCCGGACTATTGACGACTATTTTTGACGGGTTGGAAAATCGATTGGAAGTCTTAGCAAAGGACGGAGGGGTTTTTTTAAAAAGAGGTCAATATGTCTCTTCTATAGATGGAGATCACATGCTATGGGATTATAAATCTATTGCGAGTGTCGGCGATGTGTTGGTAAGAGGAGATGTTATCGGAATTACCAAGGAAGGTATTTTTGATCATTATATTATGTTGCCGTTTTCTTGTTTTCGTAAAATTACCCTAACATGGGTTATTGCTTCGGGTGAATATACTGCAGATACGGTAGTAGCTAAGGGAAGAGACGAACTCGGAAAAGAGTATTCTTTTACGATGATTCAAAAGTGGCCGGTTAAGATTCCTCTTAAGGAGGGGCGTGAAAAAAATTGTAAGGATATGATTGTATCCGGATTAAGGGTGCTTGATACGCAAATTCCTATTCTTAAAGGAGGTACCTTTTGTACACCCGGGCCTTTCGGTGCGGGAAAGACTGTTTTGCAACATCATTTATCTAAGTATGCTTCCGTTGATATCGTTATTTTATGCGCTTGCGGAGAACGTGCGGGAGAGGTTGTTGAAGTTTTAAAAGAATTTCCTCATCTAACGGATCCCAATACCGGAAAACCTTTAATTAATCGAACCTGTATTATTTGTAATACCTCCTCAATGCCCGTAGCGGCTCGAGAAGCTTCGGTTTATATGGCTACGACCATAGCTGAATATTATCGTCAAATGGGGTTGGATGTTCTCCTTTTGGCCGATTCGACCTCGCGTTGGGCTCAAGCTATGCGTGAAATATCGGGACGTCTTGAGGAAATTCCCGGAGAAGAGGCATTCCCCGTTTATTTATCTTCTAGAATTGCGTCTTTTTATGAAAGAAGCGGTGTAATCGAATTAAAAGACGGACGTTGTGGATCCCTAACGATTTGCGGTTCCGTTTCTCCTGCCGGAGGAAATTTTGAAGAACCGGTGACCCAGGCTACTCTTTCCGTTGTCGGAGCTTTTTGCGGTTTATCCAAGGAAAGAGCTTCGGCTAGACGTTATCCTTCGATTGATCCTTTGATTTCTTGGTCAAAATATATCGAGCGAGTATCGGACATCTATAGTTCTAAGATGGACTTCTGGGGAGAAACCGTAGAGAGGTCCAATGGAATTTTAAGGTTGGGCGATGAAATCGGTAAACGTATGGAAGTAGTCGGAGAAGAAGGAATTTCTTCAGAGGATATGGAAATTTATTTAAAAGCCGAGCTTTATGATTTCTGTTATCTTCAACAGAATGCTTTTGATCCGGTTGACGCCTTTTGTCCGATCGATAGACAGCTGGCTTTATTCGGTTTAATGAGGGATGTTTTCGATAATTATTTTGCTTTCAAAGATACGGATTTGGCAAGAAGTTTTTTTCTTGAGTTGCAAAGTAAAATCAAAACGTTGAATGGTTTGGTTTATCGTTCCGAAGAATATGAAGCATTGTTTATGGAAATTCAGTTGAGAATAAAAGAAGAAGTGAAGGGTGTGTAA
- a CDS encoding V-type ATP synthase subunit B, with translation MRRIYSKINNIKGNLIKVEAKGVALGCLALVERGDGRSCYASVLRFEEDVTTLQVFGGTSGISTGDRVIFLGNAMEVVYGDGLLGRLFNGMGIPIDGGEPVFGESIPVSTPTFNPVCRMVPRDIVRTNIPMIDVFNCLVRSQKIPIFSSSGEKHNQLLMRIAAQTDADIVIIGGMGLTYEDYNFFVEQSEKGGFSHKTVMFMHRAVNPPVECILVPDMALACAERFAVEQGRNVLVLLTDMTAFADALKEISVTMDQIPANRGYPSSLYSDLALRYEKAVDIENGGSITLVSVTTMPGDDLTHPVPDNTGYITEGQFYLKHNKIDPFGSLSRLKQLVINKVTREDHGDLANALIRLYADSRRAVDCAAMGFKLSHWDEKLLKFSELFEERLMTLQVNITLEEALDVGWKILSESFSQEEVGIKQQLICKYWPE, from the coding sequence ATGCGTAGAATATATAGTAAAATCAATAACATAAAAGGAAATTTAATTAAAGTTGAGGCTAAAGGGGTTGCCTTGGGTTGCTTGGCTTTGGTTGAACGTGGTGACGGTCGGTCCTGTTATGCATCCGTTCTAAGATTTGAAGAAGATGTCACTACTCTCCAAGTTTTCGGTGGAACATCCGGAATTTCTACAGGAGATCGGGTAATATTTTTGGGAAACGCCATGGAAGTCGTCTATGGTGATGGATTATTGGGTCGTTTATTTAATGGTATGGGTATTCCTATAGACGGAGGGGAACCTGTTTTCGGTGAATCGATTCCGGTTTCGACGCCGACTTTTAATCCCGTATGTCGTATGGTACCTAGAGACATTGTTAGAACCAATATTCCGATGATTGACGTATTTAATTGTTTGGTTAGATCGCAAAAGATTCCCATATTCTCTTCTTCCGGAGAAAAACATAATCAGCTTTTGATGAGGATAGCCGCACAAACTGATGCCGATATCGTTATCATTGGAGGTATGGGCTTGACCTACGAAGATTATAATTTTTTCGTAGAGCAATCGGAAAAAGGCGGGTTTTCGCATAAGACGGTTATGTTTATGCACCGCGCGGTTAATCCGCCTGTGGAATGTATTTTAGTACCTGATATGGCATTAGCTTGTGCGGAAAGATTTGCCGTCGAACAAGGACGAAACGTTTTAGTGTTATTGACGGATATGACGGCTTTTGCTGACGCTCTGAAAGAAATTTCGGTGACGATGGACCAAATCCCTGCAAATAGAGGTTATCCGAGTTCTTTGTACTCGGATTTAGCTTTAAGATACGAAAAAGCCGTCGATATCGAAAACGGCGGTTCCATCACTCTCGTCAGCGTTACGACGATGCCGGGGGATGACCTTACTCACCCGGTACCGGATAATACCGGATATATTACGGAAGGGCAATTTTATCTTAAGCATAATAAAATCGATCCTTTCGGTTCTTTATCTCGTCTTAAACAGTTGGTCATCAATAAAGTAACCAGAGAGGATCACGGAGATTTAGCTAATGCCTTGATTCGGTTATATGCGGATTCTCGTCGCGCCGTCGACTGTGCCGCAATGGGCTTCAAGCTATCTCATTGGGATGAAAAATTATTGAAGTTTTCGGAATTATTTGAAGAACGACTGATGACTTTACAGGTGAACATAACTTTGGAAGAAGCCCTTGACGTAGGTTGGAAAATCCTTAGTGAAAGCTTTTCACAGGAAGAAGTAGGGATTAAGCAACAATTGATTTGTAAATACTGGCCTGAGTAA
- a CDS encoding V-type ATP synthase subunit D, with protein MSIKLTKNQLRDEKLRLSQLQTYLPTLKLKKALLQIEVQNVLSLVEKLERQYELDFEVLSISEELIGQPFYFGDLKKIIKIQSVDKHYENIAGAEVPVLDDVIFSDVSYSLTDTPVWLDPLVKLVKIFIISKLRLQVAIEKKHILEKEFRQVNVRVNLFEKKLIPECQRIIRKITVFFGDRHMMEIGQIKMAKDKVIKRARSLNAH; from the coding sequence ATGAGCATAAAATTAACTAAAAATCAATTGAGAGACGAAAAATTGAGATTGAGTCAACTTCAGACTTATCTCCCTACTCTTAAATTGAAAAAGGCTTTATTACAGATTGAAGTGCAGAATGTTTTAAGTCTCGTTGAAAAATTGGAGAGGCAATATGAACTTGATTTTGAAGTTTTATCAATATCGGAAGAGCTTATCGGTCAGCCTTTTTATTTTGGTGATTTAAAAAAAATAATAAAGATCCAATCCGTAGACAAGCATTACGAAAATATTGCCGGTGCCGAGGTTCCGGTTTTGGATGACGTAATTTTTTCTGATGTAAGTTATTCTTTAACGGATACTCCTGTATGGTTGGATCCTTTAGTAAAACTCGTAAAAATTTTTATTATATCGAAACTTCGTTTACAAGTAGCTATTGAAAAAAAGCATATTCTGGAAAAAGAATTCAGACAAGTCAACGTAAGAGTTAATTTATTCGAAAAAAAATTAATTCCCGAATGTCAGAGAATTATTAGGAAAATTACCGTTTTTTTCGGAGATAGGCATATGATGGAAATCGGTCAAATCAAAATGGCAAAAGATAAGGTTATTAAGAGAGCGAGATCACTTAATGCGCATTAA